In the genome of Apodemus sylvaticus chromosome 2, mApoSyl1.1, whole genome shotgun sequence, one region contains:
- the LOC127678663 gene encoding putative vomeronasal receptor-like protein 4 gives MFSHKDVLYFQAGLGVLANMFLFCFYIFVIVGHRPKPTDLISCQLTFVHITMFLTAGDIWFSDLFEILNVENDFKCKAAFYISRVMRGLSICITCLLSVVQAVTISPSASLLATFKQKVKKYMIYALLCIWSFNISFSINRIFYVGAYTNVSETSQMNVIKYCSLLPMNYVIRALILTVTSSRDVFLVGIMLITSTYMVIILLRHQRQCKHLHSISQLRASPEERATQIILLLVVFFVVMYWVDFIITITSFFLWRYDPVILTVQKFVMNAYPTITPLVQISIDKRIIIMLKNLQSKCHHMFLKRCFFSSL, from the coding sequence ATGTTCTCACACAAGGATGTGCTTTATTTCCAAGCTGGGCTTGGAGTCCTAGCcaatatgtttcttttttgtttctatatttttgtcaTCGTAGGTCACAGACCTAAGCCCACGGACCTGATCTCCTGTCAACTGACCTTTGTGCACATAACCATGTTCCTCACTGCAGgggatatttggttttctgactTATTTGAGATTCTGAACGTTGAGAATGACTTCAAATGTAAGGCAGCTTTTTATATAAGCAGGGTGATGAGAGGCCTCTCTATCTGCatcacctgcctcctgagtgtggtcCAGGCTGTCACTATCAGTCCCAGTGCCTCACTGTTGGCAACgtttaaacaaaaagtaaaaaaatacatgatatatGCTTTATTATGTATTTGGTCTTTCAATATATCCTTTAGTATTAACCGGATCTTCTATGTTGGTGCTTATACCAATGTGAGTGAGACCAGCCAGATGAATGTCATAAAATATTGCTCACTCTTACCCATGAATTATGTCATCAGAGCATTGATTTTAACAGTGACAAGTTccagagatgtgtttcttgtaggaATCATGCTGATCACAAGTACATACATGGTGATTATCTTGCTCAGACATCAGAGGCAATGCAAGCACCTTCATAGTATCAGCCAGCTCAGAGCATCCCCTGAGGAAAGGGCCACCCAGATTATCTTGTTGCTGGTGGTTTTCTTTGTGGTTATGTATTGGGTAGACTTCATCATCACAATAACCTCATTCTTCTTATGGAGGTATGACCCAGTCATCCTGACTGTTCAGAAGTTTGTGATGAATGCCTATCCCACAATTACTCCTTTGGTACAAATCAGTATTGACAAGAGAATAATCATTATGCTGAAAAACTTGCAGTCAAAATGCCACCATATGTTCTTAAAAAGATGTTTTTTCTCTTCATTATAA